One Ignisphaera sp. DNA window includes the following coding sequences:
- a CDS encoding nucleotidyltransferase domain-containing protein, translating into MGKAVSAMKSQEEALRRAREFAEKAATICRKYGFELVGAYIVGSRARGDFRADSDIDVVLVVRGVENLNQLERLRLFSEALLEVPGEIEYRVYAPSEWGSERSLWIAELRKEALRIY; encoded by the coding sequence ATGGGTAAAGCAGTATCTGCAATGAAATCTCAGGAAGAAGCTCTCAGGAGAGCTAGGGAGTTTGCAGAAAAAGCTGCAACTATATGTAGGAAGTATGGCTTTGAACTTGTTGGAGCATACATTGTGGGTTCCAGAGCTCGCGGAGACTTTAGAGCAGATAGTGACATAGATGTAGTCTTGGTTGTCAGGGGAGTTGAAAACTTAAACCAGCTTGAGAGACTGAGGCTTTTCTCGGAAGCGCTCTTGGAGGTTCCTGGGGAGATAGAGTACAGAGTGTACGCTCCAAGTGAGTGGGGTAGCGAGAGGAGCTTATGGATAGCAGAGCTGAGAAAGGAAGCCTTGAGAATATACTAG
- a CDS encoding HEPN domain-containing protein encodes MSEYKWWFEQASKDLRKAENAISTEDYDAAAFWSHQAAEKALKALLLSRGYPARGHSLIELARRVREELDIAVEPILDDLRELNPHYIISRYPNAANAPPYQLYTRDKALELLSRARRVLEWVKQYLQ; translated from the coding sequence ATGTCTGAATACAAGTGGTGGTTTGAGCAAGCCTCTAAGGATCTCCGCAAAGCCGAAAATGCCATAAGTACCGAAGACTACGATGCAGCAGCCTTTTGGTCTCACCAAGCTGCTGAAAAAGCTTTGAAAGCACTGCTCTTGAGTAGAGGATACCCAGCTAGAGGACACAGCTTAATAGAGCTTGCAAGAAGGGTGCGCGAAGAGCTGGATATAGCCGTTGAGCCTATATTAGATGACCTAAGAGAGCTTAATCCACACTACATCATCTCTAGATATCCAAATGCTGCTAATGCACCACCTTATCAGCTCTACACTAGGGATAAAGCACTAGAGCTACTATCTAGGGCTAGGAGGGTCTTGGAATGGGTAAAGCAGTATCTGCAATGA